A genomic segment from Tuwongella immobilis encodes:
- a CDS encoding efflux RND transporter periplasmic adaptor subunit, giving the protein MNNRCDRIAGPRRFRNLECRWVVFAGMLAMMGGLGSISGCQRPSKEPPQKQADTLVVPIAKPVSRVVTETVEYTGRTDAVQAVSIRARVTGYLTKMPFQEGSEVNAGDLLFEIDPRPYQAILDEAQSQVDVYTAQWKLATKTLERDRSLGGAVSQQQLDQDVAQVEEANARIKMAQSTVQTAKLNLEFTKIRSPISGRISRYFYTLGNLVTQDQTLLTTVVSMNPMYVYFDLDERTYHRLTGSFQSGKPGTGSIESWLQELPVRMGLEGETGFPHEGKINFINNQVNPSTGTIAVRGVFANRQLRDGVWWLTPGMFTRIRLPIGEPASAVLVIDRAIGSDQGLKYVYVIDAENQVQYRRVKVGALQEDGLRVIEEGLDADEWVAVGALQQLRPKLRVERQEMRMPTIKTGEPIPVEGAQAKTPNAAKS; this is encoded by the coding sequence ATGAACAACCGATGCGATCGAATCGCGGGCCCGCGTCGGTTCCGCAATCTGGAATGCCGATGGGTAGTCTTCGCGGGGATGCTAGCGATGATGGGTGGTTTGGGCAGCATCTCGGGCTGTCAGCGTCCCTCGAAAGAGCCACCGCAGAAGCAGGCCGACACATTGGTGGTGCCGATTGCCAAACCCGTGTCGCGTGTGGTGACCGAGACGGTGGAATACACCGGGCGAACCGATGCGGTGCAAGCGGTGAGCATTCGCGCGCGAGTGACCGGGTATTTGACGAAAATGCCGTTCCAGGAAGGCTCGGAAGTGAACGCGGGGGATTTGCTGTTCGAGATTGACCCGCGACCGTATCAGGCGATTCTGGACGAGGCGCAAAGCCAAGTCGATGTCTATACCGCCCAATGGAAATTAGCGACGAAGACCCTGGAACGGGATCGCTCGTTGGGTGGGGCCGTCAGTCAGCAACAACTCGATCAAGATGTGGCCCAAGTCGAAGAAGCGAATGCCCGCATCAAGATGGCGCAATCGACGGTGCAGACCGCGAAGCTGAATCTGGAATTCACCAAAATTCGCTCGCCAATTAGTGGGCGAATCAGCCGGTATTTCTACACGCTGGGCAACTTGGTGACGCAGGATCAAACGCTGCTGACAACCGTCGTGTCGATGAATCCGATGTACGTCTACTTCGATCTGGATGAGCGGACGTATCATCGGCTGACCGGCTCGTTTCAATCGGGGAAGCCCGGAACCGGCTCGATCGAAAGTTGGCTGCAGGAACTTCCTGTTCGCATGGGGTTGGAAGGTGAAACGGGCTTTCCGCATGAAGGAAAGATCAACTTCATCAACAACCAGGTCAATCCGTCCACGGGGACCATTGCCGTGCGTGGCGTCTTTGCGAATCGGCAATTGCGGGACGGGGTGTGGTGGTTGACACCGGGGATGTTCACCCGCATCCGCCTGCCGATCGGCGAGCCAGCTTCCGCGGTGCTGGTGATCGATCGCGCGATCGGATCGGATCAGGGATTGAAATATGTGTATGTGATCGATGCGGAGAATCAGGTGCAATATCGCCGCGTGAAGGTGGGGGCATTGCAAGAAGATGGATTGCGGGTGATCGAAGAAGGGCTGGACGCCGATGAGTGGGTCGCGGTGGGGGCGTTGCAGCAATTGCGACCGAAACTGCGCGTCGAGCGTCAAGAAATGCGCATGCCAACCATCAAAACTGGCGAGCCGATCCCGGTTGAAGGTGCCCAAGCCAAAACGCCGAACGCCGCGAAGTCGTGA